In Fusarium oxysporum f. sp. lycopersici 4287 chromosome 11, whole genome shotgun sequence, the following are encoded in one genomic region:
- a CDS encoding hypothetical protein (At least one base has a quality score < 10), producing MPGFNHNMETESQQNETMVQPEQTRSRFLNSCNGCRARKVRCIKQRESDVVCINCRKRSEDCRFSRTKVRNARSAKGQSRRQTKNPDAADPVTPLSRAPTSPGARSQPDNLMASPSRISIVGNSDAEAQFVPSGTETTYAANQMASTTPVDYPVIMANEQDVSISSLAYFSNSKLIALSKRIGTTQVADLLAKIEAAVKSTTRSPGGVSPYPNNLEKEARSVTLSQQCRLDYIQSYFDQVHPLYPFLDRASFENRARSSRVGDIGSVDPAWCALYHAVLGLGSLYHECGSFNAFSGTAWDIFRVSLAFFPRIVFGQINLVTVQVLTPLIGFSIYLS from the exons ATGCCTGGTTTTAATCACAATATGGAGACTGAATCGCAACAGAACGAAACCATGGTACAGCCAGAGCAAACTCGGTCAAGGTTTCTCAATTCCTGCAACGGCTGTCGAGCCCGAAAGGTTCGGTGTATCA AGCAACGTGAGTCAGACGTTGTATGCATCAATTGCCGT AAGCGATCGGAAGATTGCCGCTTCTCTCGCACCAAAGTTCGTAACGCCCGGTCGGCAAAAGGTCAGTCACGTCGGCAGACAAAGAATCCTGACGCTGCAGACCCCGTCACGCCTCTGTCACGGGCGCCAACTTCCCCTGGTGCTCGATCTCAGCCCGACAACCTTATGGCATCACCTTCTCGTATATCCATCGTCGGGAACTCCGACGCCGAAGCTCAATTCGTGCCTTCAGGTACTGAAACTACGTACGCCGCCAATCAAATGGCTTCTACCACCCCAGTAGATTATCCGGTGATCATG GCCAATGAACAAGATG TGTCTATTTCCAGTCTTGCCTACTTCTCTAACAGCAAGTTGATCGCGTTGTCGAAACGAATCGGTACTACCCAAGTCGCAGATCTATTAGCAAAAATTGAGGCAGCTGTTAAATCAACTACACGAAGTCCCGGTGGAGTGAGTCCGTACCCGAATAACTTGGAAAAGGAGGCTCGGTCTGTAACCTTATCCCAACAGTGTAGACTGGATTACATTCAGT CATACTTTGATCAAGTGCACCCACTCTATCCATTCCTTGACCGCGCCTCTTTCGAAAATAGGGCGCGCTCATCACGGGTCGGGGATATTGGATCTGTGGACCCTGCTTGGTGCGCTTTGTACCACGCcgtccttggccttggcagTCTATATCATGAGTGCGGTAGTTTCAATGCCTTCTCAGGTACTGCTTGGGATATCTTCCGAGTCTCGCTTGCTTTCTTTCCTCGAATTGTTTTTGGTCAAATAAATTTAGTCACAGTCCAGGTATTAACTCCCTTGATTGGATTCTCGATATATCTGTCCTAA
- a CDS encoding hypothetical protein (At least one base has a quality score < 10): MANSLTTNDRKNDAAIQLQHLERYPSISQGTMMGNDVDPPKTYKRRFIGMAQLFVLNLCFTIAWIDLAPIVDFAAEHFGSSVPAINWFSTSFFLAALVAEYPASLVARRGLKLSMIVSGAFMVGGTWLMTALLTYPRRSLLRCMVSIWE; the protein is encoded by the exons ATGGCCAATTCGTTAACCACAAACGACCGCAAGAATGATGCTGCTATACAACTTCAACATTTGGAGAGATATCCCTCTATCAGCCAGGGTACGATGATGGGTAACGACGTGGATCCGCCAAAGACCTACAAGCGGAGATTCATCGGCATGGCACAGCTTTTTGTTCTCAATCTGTGCTTCACTATAGCCTGGATTGACTTGGCGCCCATTGTGGACTTTGCAGCTGAGCACTTTGGAAGCTCGGTGCCCGCGATCAACTGGTTCTCTacatccttcttcctcgctgCCCTTGTGGCCGAGTACCCTGCGTCCTTGGTCGCGCGGCGAGGCTTAAAGCTTTCCATGATTGTGTCCGGTGCTTTTATGGTTGGAGGCACTTGGCTAAT GACAGCCCTTCTCACTTATCCTCGCCGCTCCCTTCTCAGATGCATGGTTTCGATCTGGGAGTAG